Proteins co-encoded in one Neodiprion lecontei isolate iyNeoLeco1 chromosome 3, iyNeoLeco1.1, whole genome shotgun sequence genomic window:
- the LOC107225615 gene encoding protein tincar isoform X2, with product MSMTGSLMGYENNNEVNQAKCKKPGLKPLPVVSSINSSGVTTTSKSKRNRNPPKNECCTRGHVNSLWSVWYGIGAVAIQAYIATRCAKRIIAYLSLPWPPVAPPPKLELHACLILAGTGVLLLPILLAAAFFKLGNLANDGIKLGRHLSACTRDPPSSLINNNQDNGLATNLWRHGGPTAAFIHLCTAMCFLLPSLLMEARLIHAGFLPKEAIWRTDLDWVVVHEDRLVVLSFMNPPGNLSTLSGFITPQPYVTSTFLNEERESIIASTTEIPKTEEAGVTNSEKGSTINMLDARRAFTKPNDFLLALNKTTASYFNHSTSTTIAATSSITPTTIGTRATTVRTTNQTTVTTAPTLTTKLTTKASVSPKRTTVKLAPKIGNVKLKTKQKVTAKVATTKPTKPTKPTKGNMTAESLTLTMNSLSDLDHLENVNVEFDSDESHGPITLEYLNYAMALAVYSVRYPAVFWSCNKALGMIFSLQLLANSAQSLLAYAGMSVLYKVQVVGALKVLPMLRHRTILPTSTISTFLGDSYFLLNPHVTLALFALSSLLVLCSSMVMYLYAHGRFTAFLNQERERRVILLKEGRNGNGWGYFTHCVALCVFLAIAICSAPLLYDYTVVYRGSLDGAVLACIAGTVLHLFLWLVLWVFLTIKQKWVFKLRVTIGRATVRSARSVKLVTDVDLLSARDEEEGTNAPLLVVGNGRTYTIADTSPKKAIMSVIQKAAMERKARAQGGNSDSVDGESNADGEEQIYWLRPKLRPSPAQTPTDADSGAQIGDKGWLNKKLKPKVTFNDLPSTSGARNKGKARRGVGDGGPDDDGDYATLRELPLMSGHDPADDSNSEENKLLECVNDDHVTYYASGNRDLQPSEGDPSPLLTPEPLPDPPPLPIPLQPSSPNTTNIAPPTEVVTAPLNSNPQMNGGQTPRCLRRADSGMPHEELTPRSDFSNSPPLDGSTVHSNTSSQSETSSGVHSNASNASNASNASNASNASQSSSQRRATSVDDLTGEPREEPQWRSCSLQRGVQPPTAKTAFSPPNSRPGTSQSFSPQYVNHTPLMNGSEMVVAGCPAVILENPNEATVVIRRKLSRPKLSEPLNPNEEPFGRSTNMRMTSFTENSDLRSMQASSATLPHYPTQPVVTYPHCSTMPLPHASHNLAGTNNNNSGSSNNNNNNNMASVGSCGSVPRHTTLPAHSSIPGHTTLPSHHNGVRLFHGGPNPFVKRFPPVQVHSQPWTLPGGHHTFPQPQIGKLSAPAQIRQSDRDSANFSMASSGDSDTCLPH from the exons ATGTCGATGACAGGCAGCCTGATGGGCTACGAAAATAACAACGAAGTGAACCAAGCCAAGTGTAAAAAACCAGGACTCAAACCACTTCCGGTGGTTTCCAGCATAAATTCCAGCGGCGTCACGACAACGAGCAAATCTAAGAGAAATCGAAACCCACCGAAAAATGAATGCTGCACTCGCGGTCACGTCAACAGCCTTTGGTCCGTCTGGTACGGTATCGGAGCTGTCGCCATTCAAGCCTACATTGCGACGAGATGTGCGAAAAGAATTATTG CCTACCTTTCCCTGCCGTGGCCGCCGGTGGCGCCTCCTCCGAAGCTGGAACTCCACGCTTGCCTGATCCTAGCTGGAACCGGGGTTCTGCTTCTCCCGATTCTCCTCGCCGCGGCTTTTTTCAAGCTTGGAAATCTTGCCAACGACGGGATAAAGCTTGGCCGTCATCTAAGCGCCTGCACCAGAGACCCACCCTCGTCGCTGATCAATAACAATCAGGATAATG GTCTTGCTACTAATCTCTGGAGACACGGAGGACCGACGGCAGCGTTCATCCACCTCTGTACAGCGATGTGCTTCCTGCTTCCATCCCTCCTTATGGAAGCCAGACTGATCCACGCCGGCTTTCTCCCGAAAG AAGCCATTTGGCGCACTGATCTGGACTGGGTTGTGGTTCACGAAGACCGACTGGTGGTCCTGAGCTTCATGAATCCTCCTGGCAACCTGAGTACGCTTTCGGGCTTCATAACTCCCCAGCCGTACGTGACGTCAACGTTTCTTAACGAGGAGAGGGAGAGCATCATCGCCTCGACAACGGAGATACCGAAAACCGAGGAAGCCGGCGTCACTAATTCTGAAAAGGGCTCTACCATAAACATGCTCGACGCTCGCCGCGCGTTTACTAAACCCAACGACTTTTTACTTGCATTGAATAAAACCACCGCATCGTACTTCAACCACTCAACGTCGACGACTATCGCCGCGACCAGCTCGATCACTCCAACCACAATCGGCACTCGGGCAACGACCGTAAGGACCACCAATCAGACAACAGTGACTACGGCTCCGACACTCACGACGAAATTAACAACGAAAGCAAGCGTTTCTCCGAAGCGAACCACTGTCAAACTCGCACCGAAAATCGGCAACGTCAAACTGAAAACGAAGCAAAAGGTCACCGCCAAAGTAGCTACCACCAAACCCACCAAACCCACCAAACCAACCAAGGGTAACATGACTGCGGAAAGTCTGACGTTGACCATGAACAGCCTTTCTGATCTGGACCATCTGGAAAACGTGAATGTAGAATTCGATTCTG ATGAATCCCACGGCCCGATCACATTAGAGTACTTAAACTACGCAATGGCTCTCGCAGTGTATTCTGTCAGATATCCCGCCGTCTTTTGGTCTTGCAACAAGGCTCTTGGAATGATATTCAGCCTTCAGCTGCTCGCCAACTCTGCACAGAGTTTGCTGGCCTACGCGGGAATGTCGGTGCTTTACAAG GTGCAGGTCGTGGGGGCTTTGAAGGTGCTGCCGATGCTACGGCATCGTACCATCTTGCCGACGAGCACGATTTCAACGTTTCTCGGAGATTCCTACTTCCTGCTGAACCCACACGTGACTTTGGCTCTCTTCGCGCTCTCGTCCCTCCTCGTATTGTGTTCCAGCATGGTGATGTACCTCTACGCTCACGGCAG GTTCACAGCGTTCTTGAACCAGGAACGCGAACGCCGTGTAATACTGCTGAAGGAGGGTCGAAACGGTAACGGATGGGGTTATTTCACGCACTGCGTAGCGCTCTGCGTCTTCCTGGCGATAGCTATTTGCAGTGCGCCCCTATTGTACGACTACACAGTAGTCTATCGCGGAAGTCTCGATGGCGCGGTACTTGCCTGCATCGCCGGGACCGTGCTCCACCTATTTCTGTGGCTGGTCCTCTGGGTATTTCTCACAATAAAACAGAAGTGGGTTTTCAAACTCAGAGTAACCATTGGCAGGGCAACGGTTCGATCTGCACGCTCTGTGAAACTTGTCACAGACGTCGACCTCCTCTCTGCCAGGGACGAAGAGGAGGGAACGAACGCACCTCTCCTGGTCGTTGGTAACGGAAGAACTTACACCATCGCTGACACTTCGCCGAAGAAGGCGATCATGAGTGTCATTCAGAAGGCTGCGATGGAACGGAAGGCGCGCGCCCAAG GAGGTAACTCCGACTCCGTTGACGGCGAGTCGAACGCTGACGGTGAGGAGCAGATATACTGGTTGAGACCAAAGCTTCGACCATCTCCGGCCCAAACTCCAACCGATGCAGACTCTGGTGCTCAGATCGGGGACAAGGGGTGGCTAAACAAAAAGTTGAAGCCGAAAGTCACCTTCAACGACCTGCCCAGTACGTCCGGCGCGCG TAATAAGGGAAAAGCCAGACGAGGTGTCGGTGACGGTGGACCGGATGATGATGGGGACTACGCAACGCTACGCGAACTCCCACTGATGTCTGGTCACGATCCAGCGGACGATTCCAACTCCGAAGAGAACAAG CTGCTGGAGTGCGTGAACGACGACCATGTGACATACTATGCGAGCGGTAATCGCGACCTGCAGCCCTCGGAAGGAGATCCATCACCCCTCTTGACTCCTGAGCCTCTTCCCGACCCACCGCCGCTTCCAATTCCCTTGCAGCCTTCGTCGCCGAATACCACTAACATAGCACCTCCTACGGAGGTCGTCACTGCGCCATTGAACAGTAACCCGCAG ATGAACGGTGGACAAACACCGAGATGTCTGCGTCGGGCAGACTCTGGGATGCCCCACGAGGAGTTGACCCCGAGATcggatttttcaaactcaccACCGCTGGACGGTTCGACGGTACACAGCAACACGAGCAGCCAGAGCGAGACGTCGAGCGGCGTTCACTCGAACGCTAGCAACGCTAGCAACGCTAGTAACGCGAGTAACGCGAGCAACGCGAGTCAATCTAGCTCGCAACGTCGCGCAACGAGCGTCGACGACTTGACAGGGGAGCCAAGAGAGGAGCCTCAATGGCGCAGCTGCTCTCTGCAACGGGGTGTGCAGCCACCGACGGCGAAGACGGCGTTTTCGCCGCCGAATTCGCGACCTGGTACGAGCCAGTCCTTTTCGCCCCAATACGTGAACCACACGCCGTTGATGAATGGCAGCGAGATGGTGGTGGCCGGATGTCCGGCCGTGATCCTCGAGAATCCGAACGAGGCGACGGTGGTAATACGGCGGAAGTTGTCCAGGCCGAAGCTGAGCGAGCCCCTGAACCCTAACGAAGAGCCGTTCGGCAGGTCGACGAACATGCGGATGACCTCCTTCACCGAGAACAGCGATCTCCGCTCCATGCAGGCCTCGTCGGCCACACTCCCCCATTACCCGACCCAGCCCGTCGTGACCTACCCCCACTGTTCGACGATGCCGCTGCCCCACGCATCCCACAATCTCGCCGGTacgaacaacaacaacagtggcagcagcaacaacaacaacaacaacaacatggCATCGGTCGGGAGTTGCGGCTCGGTTCCTCGGCACACGACTCTTCCCGCTCACTCGTCCATCCCCGGTCACACCACCCTGCCCTCTCATCATAACGGCGTCAGGCTTTTTCACGGTGGGCCGAACCCCTTCGTCAAGAGGTTTCCACCGGTACAGGTTCACTCCCAACCCTGGACACTGCCGGGAGGGCATCACACCTTCCCTCAGCCACAGATCGGTAAGCTTTCAGCACCCGCACAGATTAGACAGAGCGATCGTGATTCCGCAAACTTCTCCATGGCCAGCAGCGGGGACTCCGATACTTGCCTACCGCATTAG